Proteins encoded within one genomic window of Haloarcula marismortui ATCC 43049:
- a CDS encoding universal stress protein, with amino-acid sequence MTDRLSILVPIRVLEGESVPEGVPELLAHAHVVLLGYHVIPEQTAPGQARMQFEDRATERLDEYQEMFEDAGATVERRLVFTHNGQKTIDRMIAEHDCMAVLVPNATGPVEDVLVPVRGAIGVDRLARVVASVFGEMDADVTLYHVADEDTTDDDIQTLLGGLADRLAEFGMDPSTIETRIDRDQNPLDAIVDVSDGFDTVVMGETDPSLATFVFGMPADQVANRFLGPVFVAQRERPSADEDE; translated from the coding sequence ATGACTGACCGTCTATCGATACTCGTCCCGATCCGTGTCCTCGAGGGAGAATCGGTCCCGGAGGGTGTCCCCGAACTGCTCGCCCATGCGCACGTCGTCCTGCTGGGATACCATGTCATCCCGGAACAGACTGCCCCCGGACAGGCACGGATGCAGTTCGAGGACCGGGCAACGGAACGGCTCGACGAGTACCAGGAGATGTTCGAGGACGCCGGAGCCACCGTCGAGCGGCGACTCGTGTTCACTCATAACGGACAGAAGACTATCGACCGTATGATTGCTGAGCACGACTGCATGGCTGTTCTCGTTCCGAACGCCACAGGGCCGGTCGAAGACGTACTGGTCCCAGTCCGTGGGGCCATCGGGGTTGACCGGCTTGCCCGCGTTGTCGCCAGTGTGTTCGGAGAGATGGACGCCGACGTGACGCTATATCACGTCGCGGATGAAGACACAACCGACGACGATATCCAGACACTGCTCGGCGGGCTGGCGGACCGGCTGGCAGAATTCGGCATGGACCCCTCGACTATCGAGACGCGGATCGACCGCGACCAGAACCCCCTTGACGCAATTGTGGACGTTTCTGATGGGTTTGACACGGTCGTGATGGGTGAAACTGACCCGTCGCTGGCGACATTCGTGTTCGGGATGCCGGCTGATCAGGTCGCCAACCGGTTCCTCGGGCCGGTGTTCGTGGCCCAGCGCGAACGCCCTTCAGCGGATGAAGACGAGTAA
- a CDS encoding APC family permease → MAEQPVDVDPAGENIAGEAPAEEPEAVTDDTVVHDDDVELERTIGLVGGLAIGIGTMIGAGIFVFPGLAAANAGLAATLSFAIGGLIALLVALPTSELATAMPRSGGGYYFISRGMGTAYGAIVGLGLWLGLMFASAFYLVGLGHYASAVFAELGIGLPFSPVIGIGLLFGVALTALSIGGTENTAKLQNVVVGVLLVVLTGFLSYGVLDAVGVFGGGTVPEQFFSRGYFRVLTTAALVFTSYLGFAQVATVAGEIKQPSRNLPLAMVGSVLIVTVFYVVTIFVATSAFGAERLGEFGETAMVEVARDFLGLPGAVAILGAGLLATFSSANASILSASRAVYALSRDALLPRKASEVNLRYGTPHVALLSAGGPILVLVATGRVELLAEVASFLHLIMYGLMCIALLVLRRRNPEWYSPSYRVPGYPLVPVVGALASFGLIVFMQPASIGIGVVVMLASYLWYRYYAGDVTLKGDI, encoded by the coding sequence ATGGCTGAACAGCCTGTCGACGTTGACCCTGCGGGCGAGAACATCGCCGGTGAGGCACCTGCTGAGGAGCCGGAAGCCGTCACCGACGACACAGTCGTCCATGACGACGACGTTGAACTAGAACGGACTATCGGGCTGGTCGGCGGGCTGGCAATCGGGATTGGGACGATGATCGGAGCCGGAATCTTCGTCTTCCCGGGGCTGGCGGCCGCAAACGCTGGGCTCGCAGCTACCCTTTCGTTTGCCATTGGCGGCCTGATAGCGTTGCTCGTGGCGCTTCCGACTTCAGAACTCGCGACAGCGATGCCACGGAGCGGCGGCGGGTACTACTTCATCTCGCGGGGGATGGGGACGGCCTATGGCGCAATCGTAGGCCTTGGGCTGTGGCTGGGCCTGATGTTCGCGTCCGCGTTCTATCTGGTTGGGCTCGGCCACTACGCGAGCGCTGTGTTCGCCGAGCTCGGCATCGGGCTCCCGTTCAGCCCGGTCATCGGCATCGGGTTGCTGTTCGGGGTCGCACTGACGGCGTTGAGTATCGGCGGCACGGAAAACACCGCGAAGCTCCAGAACGTCGTAGTCGGGGTTCTCCTCGTGGTGTTGACGGGCTTCCTTTCCTACGGCGTTCTTGATGCTGTTGGTGTGTTCGGCGGCGGCACCGTTCCGGAGCAGTTCTTCTCCAGAGGGTACTTCCGGGTGTTGACGACCGCTGCGCTGGTGTTCACGTCGTATCTGGGATTCGCACAGGTCGCCACTGTTGCAGGTGAAATCAAACAACCGAGTCGGAACCTCCCGCTGGCGATGGTGGGCTCGGTCCTGATCGTGACCGTATTTTACGTTGTCACAATTTTCGTCGCAACCAGCGCGTTTGGCGCTGAACGACTCGGCGAATTCGGGGAGACAGCGATGGTCGAAGTAGCCCGTGACTTCCTTGGGTTGCCCGGTGCGGTCGCGATTCTGGGTGCCGGGCTGCTGGCGACGTTTTCGAGCGCGAACGCGTCGATTCTCAGTGCCTCGCGGGCCGTGTACGCGCTGAGCCGCGACGCGTTGCTTCCCAGAAAGGCGAGCGAAGTCAACCTTCGATACGGCACGCCACACGTCGCGTTGCTTTCCGCTGGCGGCCCGATCCTCGTCCTCGTCGCGACTGGCCGGGTCGAACTCCTTGCGGAAGTCGCCTCGTTTCTTCACCTGATTATGTACGGGCTGATGTGTATCGCCCTGCTCGTGTTGCGCCGTCGGAACCCAGAGTGGTACTCGCCAAGCTATCGAGTACCGGGCTATCCGTTGGTCCCGGTCGTGGGCGCGCTCGCGAGCTTCGGACTGATCGTCTTCATGCAGCCCGCGTCAATCGGTATCGGCGTCGTGGTCATGCTTGCCTCGTACCTCTGGTACCGTTATTACGCTGGGGACGTGACACTCAAGGGAGATATCTGA
- a CDS encoding Mov34/MPN/PAD-1 family protein — MRRSPLRSTVRFSHHPQALIIPDDIRDTMAAHIAARHPHEAGGYLACTRRDSRLYATDHVRLDNVSPRPRRRFVATDTGAIPAGPRVFYHSHTAASTPSGLTGTDRQNIRDRFALVVFAPHGEPYSYRLFRLGLFNWQEVPVMGEASQEEPARLPRLV; from the coding sequence ATGCGTAGGTCACCTCTACGTAGTACTGTGCGGTTCAGTCATCATCCTCAGGCGCTCATCATTCCCGACGACATCCGGGATACAATGGCGGCGCATATCGCGGCGCGTCACCCCCACGAGGCCGGTGGATATCTGGCGTGTACGCGACGGGACAGTCGGTTGTACGCGACCGACCACGTTCGGCTCGACAACGTTTCCCCCAGACCGCGGCGTCGGTTTGTCGCCACAGACACCGGTGCCATTCCAGCAGGGCCACGGGTGTTCTATCACTCACACACAGCAGCGTCGACACCATCAGGGTTGACGGGCACTGACCGACAAAACATCCGTGACCGGTTCGCGCTCGTCGTCTTTGCCCCACATGGGGAGCCCTACAGTTACCGGCTGTTCCGACTGGGGTTGTTTAATTGGCAAGAGGTTCCAGTGATGGGAGAAGCATCCCAAGAAGAGCCAGCCAGATTGCCACGGCTTGTTTGA
- a CDS encoding sodium:solute symporter family protein produces the protein MSVILYGLAATIVTMMAIGFYVAKKVNGDSINYIVAGRGLILPLAAATLMAQSLDSNATLGNTDLAAGFGFWAGAALPVGLALCLFLTGLFFAKPMNRLNLTTLPDFYRRKYGRTAEIVASIIMSVAYAFLLAGNLVAGGYLFQIFVGTSFQLGVFIIAGLVLAYTVAGGLFSVAYTDVLQAGVAFIGSIALIIYVTTNYGITIPTGMGPTNLGQLTDPSQGAYINLATIVALGLGDIVAIDFMERVFAADSPETAQKACFIGAAGTLVIGVPFSVVALSANPILASLGVEAGNQAVLYTLLQNAVPPWLAALVLAGIVAASFSTSDGAILGTSAVIARNIGNIRVDEESSSSPAAAADGGVDEGFFGSESDKLLTVTRLMSVPITLLGVFLAIRVSATGMLLVLAFDIMLAGAFVPLVMGLYWSDIATTPAALGSMIAGSATRLVLFVLVPTTYAYENTLLYIPNDIFTAAFDGLPTFIAAGVGLVSFLVIAYATKDDYPIYSVEKQSNPNIVAGGEED, from the coding sequence GTGAGCGTCATCCTCTACGGACTCGCCGCCACCATCGTGACGATGATGGCCATCGGGTTCTATGTTGCCAAGAAAGTCAACGGCGACAGCATCAACTACATCGTCGCCGGTCGGGGACTTATCCTTCCGCTGGCTGCGGCGACGCTGATGGCGCAGTCGCTCGACTCAAACGCAACGCTCGGGAATACCGACCTCGCAGCAGGCTTTGGCTTCTGGGCCGGCGCGGCACTGCCCGTCGGGCTGGCGCTCTGTCTGTTCCTCACCGGGCTGTTCTTTGCGAAGCCGATGAACCGACTCAACCTCACGACGCTACCGGATTTCTACCGCCGGAAGTACGGTCGGACCGCTGAGATCGTCGCAAGTATCATCATGTCCGTCGCCTACGCGTTCCTGCTTGCGGGGAACCTTGTCGCCGGCGGGTACCTCTTCCAGATTTTCGTCGGAACGAGCTTCCAGCTGGGCGTGTTCATCATCGCCGGGCTCGTGCTCGCGTACACTGTCGCCGGCGGTCTGTTCTCGGTCGCCTACACCGACGTGTTACAGGCAGGCGTCGCGTTCATCGGCTCCATCGCGCTTATTATCTACGTCACGACGAACTACGGCATCACCATTCCCACCGGCATGGGACCGACGAACCTCGGACAGCTCACCGACCCAAGTCAGGGGGCGTACATCAACCTCGCCACCATCGTCGCTCTCGGCCTCGGTGACATCGTCGCCATCGACTTCATGGAGCGGGTGTTTGCGGCTGATAGCCCCGAAACCGCACAGAAGGCCTGCTTCATCGGGGCCGCCGGCACGCTCGTCATCGGCGTCCCGTTCTCCGTCGTTGCGCTGTCGGCGAACCCGATTCTCGCCTCGCTCGGCGTGGAAGCCGGGAATCAGGCTGTGCTGTACACGCTCCTCCAGAACGCTGTGCCACCGTGGCTGGCTGCACTCGTGCTCGCCGGCATCGTCGCCGCCTCGTTCTCGACGAGCGACGGGGCGATTCTGGGAACGTCGGCCGTCATCGCCCGTAACATCGGCAACATCCGCGTCGACGAGGAGAGTTCCAGCAGTCCGGCAGCCGCCGCGGACGGCGGCGTCGATGAAGGCTTCTTTGGCTCGGAGAGTGACAAACTGCTCACCGTCACGCGCCTGATGTCTGTCCCGATTACGCTGCTTGGCGTGTTCCTTGCGATACGTGTCTCTGCGACGGGAATGTTGCTCGTGTTGGCGTTTGATATCATGCTGGCCGGCGCGTTTGTCCCGCTGGTGATGGGGCTATACTGGTCCGATATCGCGACTACGCCGGCAGCACTCGGCTCGATGATCGCTGGCTCCGCCACCCGTCTCGTGCTCTTCGTGCTGGTGCCGACGACCTACGCCTACGAAAACACGCTCCTGTATATCCCGAACGACATCTTCACCGCCGCTTTCGACGGCCTGCCGACGTTCATCGCCGCCGGGGTCGGGCTCGTGTCGTTCCTCGTCATCGCCTACGCGACCAAGGACGACTACCCGATCTACAGCGTCGAGAAACAGAGCAACCCCAACATTGTAGCTGGCGGCGAGGAAGACTAA
- a CDS encoding phosphate signaling complex PhoU family protein, with amino-acid sequence MKRKVQQLGSSTLAVTVPVDWARQHDISKGDEVIVQRDENGGSLLVVPEQPTIEDVEATIDADALTPDALERAIITQYVLGRQLIRVEATAPLGIEHRDAIMNAERRLMGLGIVEQAERTVTVRCSVAPEDFDLPTLLGRLSRTEAVIRGDAISALIEGDTDLVETVESRQEQVEKLFYLFLRLVFTIYRNPRLNQAVGLETGFPLIGYRSVAQDVVLMADTAVEIASLATDSATPDQLTASKLTELGDALDDAASATRSAVTTPDYDATEDARAAFDLVDDRIADLNAHLESERPEPLLALQRAVVLLERSARHARDSLSVATHLAFRNDPSLVTGE; translated from the coding sequence ATGAAACGGAAAGTCCAGCAGTTGGGCTCCTCCACGCTGGCGGTGACAGTGCCCGTCGACTGGGCGCGCCAACACGACATCTCGAAGGGTGACGAGGTCATCGTCCAGCGCGACGAGAACGGCGGGTCGCTGCTCGTCGTCCCTGAACAGCCAACCATCGAGGATGTGGAGGCGACCATCGACGCCGACGCCCTGACCCCCGATGCACTGGAGCGGGCCATCATCACGCAGTACGTTCTGGGCCGACAACTCATTCGGGTTGAGGCGACAGCGCCGCTTGGTATCGAACACCGCGACGCCATCATGAACGCCGAACGGCGGCTGATGGGACTAGGCATCGTCGAACAGGCCGAACGGACGGTAACGGTGCGGTGCTCAGTCGCGCCGGAGGACTTCGACCTCCCGACGCTGCTGGGCCGACTCAGTCGGACCGAGGCAGTGATACGTGGAGATGCGATTTCCGCGCTCATCGAGGGAGACACCGACCTCGTCGAAACGGTAGAAAGCCGTCAAGAACAGGTCGAGAAGCTGTTTTATCTGTTTCTCCGTCTGGTGTTTACCATCTACCGGAACCCACGACTGAACCAGGCCGTGGGACTGGAGACCGGATTCCCCCTTATCGGATACCGCTCGGTCGCACAGGACGTGGTTCTGATGGCTGACACAGCCGTCGAGATCGCGAGTCTGGCGACCGACTCGGCGACGCCCGATCAGTTGACTGCGTCAAAGCTCACCGAACTTGGGGACGCACTTGACGACGCAGCCAGCGCAACCCGGTCGGCGGTGACGACACCCGACTACGACGCGACCGAAGACGCCCGCGCCGCGTTCGACCTGGTCGACGACAGGATCGCCGACCTGAACGCACATCTGGAATCAGAGCGTCCCGAACCGCTGCTGGCGCTCCAGCGCGCTGTGGTCCTGCTTGAACGCAGCGCTAGACACGCTCGCGATAGCCTCTCGGTTGCGACGCATCTGGCCTTCCGGAATGACCCCTCGCTGGTCACCGGGGAGTAA
- a CDS encoding agmatinase family protein: MTDRNGDDIYGEKHKEANEPIFSGIPTFLKLPEVERDALDEENVDIGILGAPLDTATTIRPGTRYGPRAVRAASTVPSPPYEHFNIETGIDPFDTFSVADTGDAAVSPGDTRQSQLNIEDAVYEISEQATPIVIGGDHSISYPDIKGWAEANDYDDIGLIHFDCHADTGDEGLTGFEYDHGAWVKRVFDDDLMAGENYTLIGPRGFWPGPDTYEEMREAGMKWYTSMEVGGMDLDDIVTDAVQRATDGTDAVWVSFDVDVMEPAYAPGTGEPEPGGLIPREAIYMVREVVKALDPEDFGFDVVEVSPAYDTSDSSSYNGGVTSGLANRLIIEVMGSMALAEKGLESGDPIKPKEPLGPTEEAETPADD; this comes from the coding sequence ATGACTGACCGAAACGGCGACGACATCTACGGCGAAAAGCACAAAGAAGCGAACGAACCCATCTTCAGCGGCATCCCAACCTTCCTCAAACTCCCGGAGGTCGAGCGCGACGCGCTTGACGAAGAGAACGTCGACATCGGCATTCTCGGCGCGCCGCTGGACACGGCGACGACTATTCGTCCGGGCACCCGCTACGGCCCACGTGCGGTCCGGGCTGCCTCAACGGTCCCCTCGCCACCCTACGAGCACTTCAATATCGAGACCGGTATCGACCCATTCGACACGTTTAGCGTCGCCGACACCGGTGACGCTGCTGTCTCTCCCGGTGACACGCGCCAGAGCCAGTTGAACATCGAGGATGCCGTCTACGAGATCAGCGAGCAGGCGACGCCCATTGTCATCGGCGGCGACCACTCTATTTCATACCCCGACATCAAGGGCTGGGCCGAAGCGAACGACTACGACGACATCGGCCTCATCCACTTCGACTGTCACGCGGACACGGGCGACGAAGGGCTGACCGGCTTCGAGTACGACCACGGCGCGTGGGTCAAGCGCGTCTTCGACGACGACCTCATGGCCGGCGAGAACTACACCCTGATCGGCCCGCGTGGCTTCTGGCCCGGTCCGGACACCTACGAGGAGATGCGGGAGGCCGGCATGAAGTGGTACACTTCCATGGAAGTCGGTGGGATGGACCTCGACGACATCGTCACCGATGCCGTCCAGCGGGCTACCGACGGCACTGACGCTGTGTGGGTCTCCTTCGACGTGGACGTGATGGAGCCAGCTTACGCGCCCGGCACTGGCGAACCCGAACCCGGCGGCCTCATCCCGCGTGAAGCCATCTACATGGTCCGTGAGGTTGTCAAGGCGCTCGACCCCGAGGACTTCGGCTTCGACGTGGTCGAGGTTTCCCCGGCCTACGACACCAGCGACAGCAGCTCCTACAACGGTGGTGTCACCAGCGGGCTTGCCAACCGACTCATCATCGAGGTGATGGGGAGTATGGCACTCGCCGAAAAGGGACTGGAATCTGGCGACCCGATCAAGCCCAAGGAACCGCTCGGTCCCACGGAGGAAGCCGAGACGCCCGCCGACGACTGA
- a CDS encoding class I SAM-dependent methyltransferase — protein sequence MASVLTSLGRSRRDESDDDNFYDSPRFVTHADDGFINKLINIYASVLSPGDRIFDCMSSWVSHLPDEDYGRTVGHGLNAAELAANDALDEWFVQDLNREQSLPLDDDAFDAVLCALSVQYLQYPAAVFSEFDRILAPQGRVIISFTNRMFPTKAVRAWRVADMDERTTLVEAYCRAGGLTVTETVTAQPENDPLVAVIAQKE from the coding sequence ATGGCGTCGGTCCTTACCTCACTGGGGCGATCTCGGCGGGATGAAAGCGACGACGACAATTTCTACGATAGCCCACGGTTCGTGACACACGCCGACGATGGCTTCATAAACAAGTTGATAAACATCTACGCGTCGGTGCTGTCTCCCGGCGACCGCATCTTCGATTGTATGAGCAGTTGGGTCTCACACCTGCCGGACGAGGACTACGGTCGGACTGTCGGTCACGGACTCAACGCAGCCGAGCTTGCGGCCAACGACGCACTCGATGAGTGGTTCGTGCAGGACCTCAATCGTGAGCAGTCGCTGCCGCTTGATGACGATGCGTTCGACGCAGTATTGTGCGCGCTATCGGTCCAGTACCTCCAGTATCCGGCTGCTGTGTTCAGTGAGTTCGACCGGATTCTGGCACCGCAGGGCCGTGTCATCATCAGCTTCACGAACCGGATGTTCCCCACGAAAGCAGTCCGAGCGTGGCGCGTTGCCGACATGGACGAGCGCACGACGCTGGTTGAGGCATACTGTCGTGCAGGTGGGTTGACGGTAACAGAGACGGTTACAGCGCAACCGGAAAACGACCCGCTTGTCGCCGTTATCGCGCAAAAAGAGTGA